A region of Chloroflexota bacterium DNA encodes the following proteins:
- a CDS encoding glycosyltransferase family 39 protein, with protein sequence MIQRPEAPASQDLSVLDAWRQLGRPPARRAAPGYVGIMAVIVLLNLSAMSAIAAAALPEPLPKMLAALLHVAVVPGALLAFILVPTDEVDLVEWLTLAFGLGLLVLVVGGVVLSLLPGPTGPIAVVLWTALLSLGLATFAFQRSNTWRPPRLGSPWATRGALLVLLAAAAARLPGLGYSELQGDETEMVLRATGVIQGFSDALFYHGKGPGEIVVLALPYGLAQILSEDAARLPYALAGIVGALAFSLVARRLLGEAGGVAAGLLIAVNGYFVAFSRITQYQSLVLLLGMLALLCAVLWSRGGSRVWPLLAGALAGAGVLAHYDALFVLPAIAVVVLWRTGWRGLLDIDALRPWLYGAAAGLAVLAVFFVPYVDSPLFSLVTDRVNDRVGAGAIRNNLGSIVASATLYLGTAFPLLVAALALLGLSGLIARPSGTPPARVWLLGLVWALLPLAVSAFVARKPGTHVHVATSGMMLLAAAGFATAWAALASRRAVTLGTGEALTGLLPRFLLLGGLLGGVALVGAYLVPVYLRTAAEVVRENRVESLPLAWRPPGGLPTKERFGFPYQAGWKAVGALYANGTLRGTYDSNEQPQVTYWYTRGVWRCSATPRYYLIAENVQDELDTPERVINNEYHPIGRITVAGEPKLRVFERGRAQPGARQTTWAAEDLTAAFVQQASRPTFDPGEWARGVVSREGTPLTVRYGDEIDLLGYQVLAEDPRPGGVVRVDLFWLPHVSARETHRIDVQLGSEPRIGDGSGPACDSSGDDRDWRAGRPFTQRISIPIAAGAAAGSYPLLVSVSRTEQGGGALTPTGELSTRGPLVEIGQVEIGAGSGGR encoded by the coding sequence ATGATCCAACGTCCCGAGGCTCCCGCCAGTCAAGACCTCAGCGTCCTGGACGCCTGGAGGCAGCTCGGTCGGCCGCCAGCCCGACGGGCCGCTCCGGGGTACGTTGGCATCATGGCGGTCATTGTGCTGTTGAACCTCAGCGCGATGTCGGCCATCGCCGCTGCCGCCCTCCCCGAGCCGCTTCCGAAGATGCTGGCGGCGTTGCTGCACGTGGCGGTCGTGCCGGGCGCGCTGCTGGCGTTCATCCTGGTCCCCACGGACGAGGTCGATCTCGTCGAGTGGCTGACGCTGGCGTTCGGGCTGGGGCTGCTGGTGCTGGTGGTGGGCGGTGTCGTGCTGTCGCTGCTGCCCGGCCCGACAGGTCCGATCGCCGTCGTGCTGTGGACGGCCCTGCTCTCGCTCGGCCTGGCGACGTTCGCGTTCCAGCGCAGCAACACCTGGCGTCCGCCACGCCTGGGGTCGCCGTGGGCAACGCGCGGCGCGCTGCTGGTGCTGCTGGCGGCGGCGGCGGCGCGCCTGCCCGGCCTGGGCTACTCCGAGCTTCAGGGCGACGAGACGGAGATGGTGCTCCGGGCCACGGGCGTGATCCAGGGGTTTTCGGACGCCCTCTTCTATCATGGCAAGGGGCCGGGCGAGATCGTGGTGCTGGCGTTGCCCTACGGGCTGGCCCAGATCCTGAGCGAGGATGCTGCTCGCCTGCCATACGCCCTGGCGGGGATCGTCGGCGCGCTGGCATTCTCGCTGGTCGCCCGCCGCCTGCTCGGCGAGGCCGGCGGCGTGGCGGCCGGCCTGCTGATCGCCGTCAACGGCTACTTCGTGGCGTTCTCGCGGATCACGCAGTACCAGTCGTTGGTGCTGCTGCTCGGGATGCTCGCGCTGCTGTGCGCCGTGCTCTGGAGCCGAGGCGGCAGCCGCGTCTGGCCGCTGCTGGCGGGGGCGCTGGCGGGGGCCGGTGTGCTCGCGCACTACGACGCCCTCTTCGTGCTGCCGGCCATCGCCGTCGTCGTGCTCTGGCGCACCGGCTGGCGCGGCCTGCTCGACATCGACGCACTGCGCCCGTGGTTGTACGGCGCAGCGGCCGGACTCGCTGTCCTGGCCGTCTTCTTCGTGCCGTACGTCGACAGCCCGCTGTTTTCCCTGGTGACGGATCGCGTCAACGACCGTGTCGGTGCGGGCGCCATCCGCAACAACCTCGGGTCGATTGTCGCTTCGGCCACGCTCTATCTCGGGACGGCCTTCCCGCTCCTGGTGGCCGCGCTGGCGCTGCTGGGCCTCAGCGGGCTGATTGCGAGACCGTCGGGGACGCCGCCGGCGAGGGTCTGGCTGCTCGGGCTGGTCTGGGCACTGCTGCCGCTGGCCGTCTCGGCGTTCGTGGCGCGGAAGCCGGGCACGCACGTCCACGTCGCAACCAGCGGGATGATGTTGCTGGCGGCGGCGGGCTTCGCGACGGCCTGGGCGGCACTGGCATCCAGGCGGGCCGTCACCCTTGGAACAGGGGAGGCCCTCACCGGCCTGCTCCCGCGCTTCCTGCTGCTGGGCGGGTTGCTCGGCGGCGTCGCGCTGGTCGGGGCGTACCTCGTGCCGGTCTACCTCCGCACTGCCGCCGAAGTCGTCCGCGAGAACCGCGTCGAGAGCCTCCCGCTGGCGTGGCGACCGCCCGGTGGCCTGCCTACCAAGGAGCGCTTCGGGTTCCCGTATCAGGCGGGCTGGAAGGCGGTCGGCGCGCTCTACGCCAACGGGACGCTGCGTGGCACCTACGATTCGAACGAGCAGCCGCAGGTGACGTACTGGTACACCCGTGGCGTCTGGCGGTGCAGCGCCACCCCCCGCTACTACCTGATCGCCGAGAACGTGCAGGATGAGCTGGACACGCCGGAGCGCGTCATCAACAACGAGTACCACCCCATCGGGCGGATCACCGTGGCCGGCGAGCCGAAGCTTCGTGTCTTCGAGCGGGGCCGCGCCCAGCCCGGCGCCCGCCAGACGACCTGGGCCGCCGAAGACCTGACCGCCGCCTTCGTGCAACAGGCCAGCCGCCCGACGTTCGATCCCGGGGAGTGGGCGCGTGGCGTGGTCTCCCGCGAAGGGACGCCGCTCACCGTCCGCTACGGCGACGAGATCGACCTGCTGGGCTATCAGGTGCTGGCCGAGGATCCTCGTCCGGGCGGCGTCGTGCGGGTCGATCTCTTCTGGCTGCCGCATGTCTCGGCGCGGGAGACCCACCGCATCGACGTGCAGCTTGGCAGCGAGCCGCGCATCGGCGATGGCAGCGGGCCGGCCTGCGACTCGTCCGGCGACGACCGCGACTGGCGGGCCGGCCGACCGTTTACCCAGCGGATCAGCATCCCGATCGCGGCCGGAGCGGCGGCAGGCAGCTATCCGCTGCTGGTGAGCGTCAGCCGGACCGAGCAGGGGGGCGGCGCGCTCACGCCGACCGGTGAATTGTCAACCAGAGGGCCGCTGGTGGAGATCGGACAGGTGGAGATCGGGGCGGGCAGTGGCGGTCGGTAA
- a CDS encoding glycosyltransferase family 39 protein gives MATAHWPLAAKRAAARSDWLLVGAIVIYLCANLPYLVSWPAVNGDEGREANAFWVASGVDPSAQTLDPVFKHDPLYKGGLQQFTVGLSFRVFGLGLWQGRLVHLIWGGLLLIAVFLAGRRLYGPTAGAVAVLFLALSQPWLVSAHIIRPDIVVATLTMAAVYCALRNVQDGGRGWSLLAGLLMGLSFDVHPNSLAFMPMVGFVYLAKYGWRGVLKRDAWLYVAGIGLGAVYYIVIRIAPDPVHFLDAFQYWIGVDKRPPALATRGGSPLDAELGRWTQYLGHRWMEGALLGLGVLTAAIRMIRQKRLDPLLVGWLVSLVVFTILVSSKTEFYMILFFPMLILMVAAAIGDVFEHLGGSRVVASALVVLLAVGVMGFEDNFRDITQAASNFEERNYYSLTGEIQAVIPPGSRVIAPPLFWIGLSRPPYYLDFVDFYVWERSRREQQVNWAQFVSQINPEYVILDSKAKSDVTNNNARFMEANADLVASFRHVNYTRVEVWKMRGAAR, from the coding sequence TTGGCCACTGCCCACTGGCCGCTGGCAGCCAAGCGGGCAGCCGCCCGGAGTGACTGGCTTCTCGTCGGCGCTATCGTCATCTACCTGTGTGCGAACCTCCCGTACCTCGTCTCCTGGCCGGCGGTCAACGGCGACGAAGGTCGCGAGGCTAACGCCTTCTGGGTCGCCAGCGGCGTCGATCCGTCCGCCCAGACGCTGGACCCGGTCTTCAAGCACGATCCGCTCTATAAGGGCGGCCTGCAGCAGTTTACGGTCGGCCTGAGCTTCCGGGTGTTCGGGCTGGGGCTGTGGCAAGGGCGGCTCGTCCACCTGATCTGGGGCGGCTTGCTGCTCATCGCCGTGTTCCTGGCCGGCCGACGCCTCTACGGCCCGACCGCCGGCGCGGTCGCGGTCCTCTTCCTGGCCCTCTCTCAACCGTGGCTGGTCTCGGCCCACATCATCCGCCCCGACATCGTCGTGGCGACGCTGACGATGGCGGCCGTCTACTGTGCGCTGCGCAACGTGCAGGACGGGGGCCGGGGCTGGAGCCTGCTGGCCGGCCTGTTGATGGGCCTCTCGTTCGACGTCCACCCGAACTCGCTGGCGTTCATGCCGATGGTCGGGTTTGTATACCTGGCGAAGTACGGCTGGCGCGGGGTGCTGAAGCGGGATGCCTGGCTGTACGTCGCGGGGATCGGTCTGGGGGCGGTCTACTACATCGTGATCCGCATCGCGCCTGACCCGGTCCACTTTCTCGACGCGTTCCAGTACTGGATCGGGGTAGACAAGCGTCCGCCCGCCCTGGCGACGCGCGGCGGCTCGCCCCTCGACGCCGAGCTGGGCCGCTGGACCCAGTACCTCGGCCACCGCTGGATGGAGGGCGCGCTGCTCGGCCTCGGCGTGCTGACGGCGGCCATCCGGATGATCCGCCAGAAGCGGCTGGACCCGCTGCTCGTCGGCTGGCTCGTGTCGCTGGTCGTCTTCACCATCCTGGTCAGCAGCAAGACCGAGTTCTACATGATCCTCTTCTTCCCGATGCTGATCCTGATGGTGGCGGCCGCTATCGGGGACGTCTTCGAGCACCTGGGCGGCTCGCGGGTCGTCGCGTCGGCGCTGGTGGTGCTGCTGGCCGTGGGCGTGATGGGCTTCGAGGACAACTTTCGCGACATCACGCAGGCGGCCAGCAACTTCGAGGAGCGGAACTACTACTCGCTCACCGGCGAGATTCAGGCGGTGATCCCGCCGGGCTCACGTGTGATCGCGCCGCCGCTCTTCTGGATCGGGCTGTCGCGGCCGCCGTACTACCTGGACTTCGTGGACTTCTACGTCTGGGAGCGGAGCCGCCGCGAGCAGCAGGTCAACTGGGCGCAATTTGTGAGCCAGATCAACCCCGAGTACGTGATACTCGACTCCAAGGCAAAATCGGACGTGACGAACAACAACGCGCGGTTCATGGAAGCGAACGCCGATCTCGTGGCATCGTTCCGCCACGTCAACTACACCCGAGTCGAGGTCTGGAAGATGCGCGGAGCGGCCCGATGA